One Acanthochromis polyacanthus isolate Apoly-LR-REF ecotype Palm Island chromosome 6, KAUST_Apoly_ChrSc, whole genome shotgun sequence DNA segment encodes these proteins:
- the LOC127530237 gene encoding zinc-binding protein A33-like codes for MVSVQCSEDLTCSVCLSIFMDPVTLSCGHSFCRQCVTDVHSCPQCRAALSTEAKCLPTTGVLKSLAEKVREAEKMKEEGGSEKAEVPDLCPEHEEKLKLFCVTEQQLTCIICRDGEKHEGHKFKPIKEAAASQRKELETFVQDVIDDIHAIESLANTQREEMTKSKETSEQLMTQIGRQFEEMHQFLQRREDEIKNELKHKEEDGIEKMSHSLKSIETALSERKEMEVKATSILEISDSEKFLKSWTEDKSMMTTEDLFRPRANELQVVNTSLSLGPYESHLQFFMWKEMLQVIQPRAEWLSLKRDSTVLSVSDDGRRLFSVPQSNQADLFSKFGQPAFGVLTGHNTTPSPVVLGSSSYQVKARDMGLFAAPPLTFAKQSENLSSFPSSRTNYACSVTEFTSGQHYWEVEVGSRNYWELGLKDDILLYDGLMYHTLHHNVGLPLAFEGRPRKIGVYLNCSSKKLSFYDADNMKHIHTLCPDLTSMPVSAYFNIRRKEPDHNPITVCWY; via the exons ATGGTGTCTGTTCAGTGTTCTGAAGACCTGACCTGCTCTGTTTGTCTGAGCATCTTCATGGATCCAGTGACTCTGTCCTGTGGACACTCTTTCTGCAGACAGTGTGTCACAGACGTCCACAGCTGTCCCCAGTGTCGGGCAGCTCTTTCAACAGAAGCCAAATGTCTCCCGACCACCGGTGTTCTGAAAAGCCTCGCCGAGAAGGTCAGAGAAGCGGAGAAGATGAAGGAAGAGGGTGGGAGTGAGAAAGCAGAG GTTCCTGACTTGTGCCCCGAACATGAAGAAAAGCTGAAGTTATTCTGTGTCACAGAGCAGCAGTTAACTTGCATCATATGCAGAGATGGGGAGAAGCATGAAGGACACAAGTTTAAACCAATCAAAGAGGCAGCTGCATCACAGAGGAAAGAGTTGGAGACGTTTGTACAAGATGTGATTGACGATATCCATGCTATAGAAAGCCTGGCCAACACACAGAgggaagaaatgacaaaatccaAAGAGACGTCTGAGCAGCTGATGACCCAAATCGGAAGACAGTTTGAGGAGATGCACCAGTTCCTGCAGAGGAGAGAAGATGAGATAAAGAATGAGCTGAAACACAAAGAGGAAGACGGTATAGAGAAGATGAGCCACAGCTTAAAGTCCATAGAAACCGCTTTGTCTGAGAGGAAAGAGATGGAGGTCAAAGCAACCTCTATTCTGGAGATCTCAGACTCAGAGAAGTTTCTAAAGAGCTGGACTGAAGACAAGAGTATGATGACCACAGAAGATTTGTTCAGGCCCAGAGCGAATGAGCTTCAAGTGGTGAACACTTCTCTCTCTTTGGGGCCTTATGAAAGCCACCTGCAGTTCTTCATGTGGAAGGAGATGCTTCAGGTGATCCAGCCCAGAGCAGAGTGGCTCTCACTCAAAAGAGACAGCACAGTTTTATCTGTGTCTGATGATGGCCGAAGGTTGTTTTCTGTTCCCCAAAGCAACCAAGCGGATTTGTTTTCTAAATTTGGACAGCCAGCTTTTGGTGTTCTGACAGGACACAACACCACCCCTTCCCCTGTTGTCTTAGGTTCATCATCATATCAAGTCAAAGCTCGTGATATGGGTTTATTTGCCGCCCCCCCTCTTACTTTTGCTAAGCAGAGTGAAAAcctctcctcctttccttcctctcgCACAAACTATGCATGCAGTGTCACTGAGTTTACTTCAGGGCAGCATTACTGGGAGGTAGAGGTTGGAAGCAGAAACTACTGGGAGCTAGGGCTGAAAGATGATATCCTGTTGTATGATGGGCTAATGTATCACACCTTGCATCACAATGTGGGTCTACCACTAGCATTTGAAGGCAGACCTCGAAAGATTGGAGTTTACCTGAACTGCTCATCCAAGAAACTCTCCTTCTATGATGCAGACAACATGAAACATATCCACACTCTGTGCCCTGATCTCACTTCCATGCCGGTGTCAGcctattttaacatcagacgcAAAGAACCAGATCATAACCCCATTACAGTGTGCTGGTACTGA